TCAACTCTTTTAAGTGTTGATTTACCGTTGTTCTGCTTAATGGCAACTCATTTGAAATATCGCCTGAAATGCAGACTCTTGATTCGGTTAGGTATTTCAGGATTGCTAAACGGGCAGGGTGCGAAAGGGCTTTGAAATAGCTTGCCGCTAACTGCAAGTCTTGGTCAAAAAGTTCTACTTTGGCGTACGTCATTACTTTTAATTTATTGACGCAAATATACGTCATAAACTAAAATCGTGACGTATATATACGTTAAATGAATGTAAATATTATACGATGTTCTAAAATAGGTTTAAAAAGTAAAAAATACTCTTATTGAATTGCTACTTTTGTAATCAGTGTCAAAAGTCAAAAAAACACAACTACTAAAAGATAAATCATGACAACAAAGAATCTATTTATTCTAATGCTTTTCATTGCTTTTTCCATTCAATTAAAAGCGCAAGAGAATGTGTTTGAAATTAAAATTACGAAACCTAAAAAGGAAATTCCCATTCAATCAAATATGTATGGTGTTTTCTTCGAGGATATTAATTTTGCAGCCGATGGCGGACTGTATGCAGAGTTGGTTAAAAATCGCTCATTTGAATTTTTGAACTCGCCGACAATGGGTTGGCTCACTTATGGGAAAGTTGATGTGCGGACGGAGGATGCACCATTTGAGCGTAACCCACATTATTTGAGGTTGAATAACACAGGCTTGTTAACCGGAACCGGAATTATTAATGAAGGATTTCGTGGGATTGGGCTTAAGAAGGATGAAAGTTACAATCTCAGCTTCTATGCCAGAAATATTGATTCAAAGGAAGGAAAGCTCAGAGTTGAACTGATTTCGTCAGGGATGGACATCATTGCGAAAGACGACATTGCGGTTGATTCGGATGAATGGCAAAAATATACATTGACATTAACACCTTTGCAAACTGATGCCCACTCAAGGCTGCGCATTGATTTGCGATCGTTCGGAGCAATCGATATTGAACATGTCTCGTTGTTTCCTGAAAAAACATTTAAAGGTCGCAAAAATGGCATGCGTCAGGATTTAGCTCAGGCTTTGGCTGATTTGGATCCAGGTATTTTTCGCTTTCCCGGAGGATGTATTATTGAAGGGAACTCACTGGCTACTCGTTACCAGTGGAAAAATTCAGTTGGTGTTGTTGAAAATCGCCCAATAAACGAGAACCGTTGGAATTATGAATTCCAACATCGGTTTACGCCCGATTATTTTCAATCGTACGGATTGGGTTTCTTCGAGTATTTTCAGTTGTGTGAAGATTTAGGAGCTGACGCTTTGCCCGTTGTAAACTGCGGAATTGCGTGCCAATATGCTACTGAAGAAGTAGCCGAAGATTTGACTCCGTATATTCAGGATGCCTTGGATTTAATTGAATTTGCCAATGGCCCGGTCGATTCGAAATGGGGAAAAGTTCGTGCTGAAATGGGGCACCCGGAGTCCTATGATCTGAAAATGATTGGAATTGGAAACGAGCAATGGGGCGAAGATTTTCCGGAGCATTTAAAGCAGTTTATTGATGCCATAAATGCCAGATATCCTGACATGCTTGTTATCGGTTCTTCTGGTCCGAGTGCCGATGGAGAACGGTTTGACTACCTTTGGAGCAAGATGAAGGAGCTGGATGCTGACTTGGTTGATGAACACTATTATAAAGACCCGGAATGGTTTTTAAGTAATGCCGGACGCTATGATAATTATAGCCGGAAAGGACCTAAAGTGTTTGCGGGAGAATATGCTTGCCACGATTATCCGGAGAAGAAAAATTCATTTTACTCTGCACTTTGCGAAGCTGCTTTTATGACTGGTTTGGAACGCAATGCTGATGTTGTTCATCTGGCGACTTATGCGCCTTTGTTTGCTCACGTTGATGCCTGGCAATGGAAGCCTGATATGATTTGGTTTGACAATTTACGTTCGGTAAAATCAGCAAATTACTATGTGCAACAATTGTACAGCTTAAACAAAGGGACCGAAGCGTTACAAGTAAAACTGAATAAGGAAAACGTGATCGGCCAAAACGGGTTGTATGCAAGTGCCGTAATTGATGAAAATAAAAATCAGCTGATAATTAAGGTTGCGAATACTTCAAAAGAGTCCAGAACTGTTGATTTTGATTTTAGTAAGTTGAAACAGGAAGTTAAAAGTGGAGAGCAAATTTTATTGAAAGCTGACTTAGAGGTTGAAAACACGTTGGATAAGCCGAATTTAATTGTGCCTAAAAAACAATCGATTGAAACTTCACGCAATAAATTGAATGTAGTTTTGAAACCAGAATCCTTTTCGGTGTTCATTTTAAACTAGTGAATGTTGCGAGAACTTTTTAGATACCAATTTTTGTTGAAAATTACCCCGTTACGTGAAAAATTGATTTTTCTTCTATTTGAATCGTTTTACAGAATGAGTTCAAAATTAGTTTGTTACTAGATAAACATATTAAGAAAGAGTATGGCCACAAAGCCGTACTCTTTTAAATTGTCCTGTAAATATCGGCGAGCCTTTGTAATATGGTCTTCGACTGTTTTAATTGAAATTTGTAATTCCTCCGCAATCGCTTTGTTGGTGTATCCTTTTTCTGCACTCAATGTGTAAATGCGCTTTCTTTGTTCGGGGAGTTCGTTTACATAAAACTGTACTTTCTCTGACAATAAGTTGTAATCTACCTGTTTCTCAGTTTCGCTCGAATTCTTAACAGCCTTTTGTTTTACGTACTCGAAATAT
The DNA window shown above is from uncultured Sunxiuqinia sp. and carries:
- a CDS encoding alpha-L-arabinofuranosidase C-terminal domain-containing protein, with amino-acid sequence MTTKNLFILMLFIAFSIQLKAQENVFEIKITKPKKEIPIQSNMYGVFFEDINFAADGGLYAELVKNRSFEFLNSPTMGWLTYGKVDVRTEDAPFERNPHYLRLNNTGLLTGTGIINEGFRGIGLKKDESYNLSFYARNIDSKEGKLRVELISSGMDIIAKDDIAVDSDEWQKYTLTLTPLQTDAHSRLRIDLRSFGAIDIEHVSLFPEKTFKGRKNGMRQDLAQALADLDPGIFRFPGGCIIEGNSLATRYQWKNSVGVVENRPINENRWNYEFQHRFTPDYFQSYGLGFFEYFQLCEDLGADALPVVNCGIACQYATEEVAEDLTPYIQDALDLIEFANGPVDSKWGKVRAEMGHPESYDLKMIGIGNEQWGEDFPEHLKQFIDAINARYPDMLVIGSSGPSADGERFDYLWSKMKELDADLVDEHYYKDPEWFLSNAGRYDNYSRKGPKVFAGEYACHDYPEKKNSFYSALCEAAFMTGLERNADVVHLATYAPLFAHVDAWQWKPDMIWFDNLRSVKSANYYVQQLYSLNKGTEALQVKLNKENVIGQNGLYASAVIDENKNQLIIKVANTSKESRTVDFDFSKLKQEVKSGEQILLKADLEVENTLDKPNLIVPKKQSIETSRNKLNVVLKPESFSVFILN
- a CDS encoding RNA polymerase sigma-70 factor encodes the protein MKDADLIKELKSNNKNSVNQLYSEYSDRLYRFIFGYLKTEEDTLDLIQEIFIKIWNNRNSLKEDTSFESYLFTIAKNTIISTFRKKLSEKEYFEYVKQKAVKNSSETEKQVDYNLLSEKVQFYVNELPEQRKRIYTLSAEKGYTNKAIAEELQISIKTVEDHITKARRYLQDNLKEYGFVAILFLNMFI
- a CDS encoding metalloregulator ArsR/SmtB family transcription factor, whose product is MTYAKVELFDQDLQLAASYFKALSHPARLAILKYLTESRVCISGDISNELPLSRTTVNQHLKELKEIGLIQGTINGSKTNYCLNKAKIGEMKQVLNKFTDSVQLPEDFSCKS